The following coding sequences are from one Musa acuminata AAA Group cultivar baxijiao chromosome BXJ1-6, Cavendish_Baxijiao_AAA, whole genome shotgun sequence window:
- the LOC135677838 gene encoding probable carboxylesterase 18 produces the protein MSPAAVAPPLSRTKRFVIAAVSAINDAACRSDGTVNRRLVSLLDARVAASAKPFRGVRTADVPVDLSRDLWFRLFVPSSVSDGERLPVIVFFHGGGFAFLSPDSYLFDDVCRRICRTVHAVVVSVNYRLAPEHRCPAQYEDGVHVLRFLEDGGLLYADPSAADLADLSSCFLVGDSAGGNIVHHVARRWAADADGGWKRLRLAGMVLIQHYFGGEERTEAELRLVGAPLVSVERTDWLWRAFLPEGADRDHEASNVFGPRAVGELEEALPAAMVVVGGFDPLQDWQRRYYKGLRARGKSARLVEYPEAFHSFYSFPDLKQSTVLMEEIKSFVDSHRPRKDEDGERSGGGDKHCNIEEW, from the coding sequence ATGTCGCCCGCCGCAGTGGCTCCCCCCCTCTCGCGCACCAAGCGGTTCGTCATCGCCGCCGTTTCCGCCATCAACGACGCCGCTTGCCGCTCCGACGGCACCGTCAACCGCCGGCTCGTGTCGCTTCTCGACGCCCGGGTCGCCGCCTCCGCCAAACCCTTTCGTGGCGTCCGCACTGCCGACGTCCCCGTTGACCTCTCCCGTGATCTGTGGTTCCGACTCTTCGTCCCCTCTTCCGTTTCTGACGGCGAACGGCTTCCCGTCATCGTCTTCTTCCACGGAGGCGGGTTCGCCTTCCTGTCCCCCGACTCCTACCTCTTCGACGACGTGTGCCGCCGGATCTGCCGCACGGTCCACGCCGTCGTGGTATCCGTCAACTACCGCCTCGCGCCGGAGCACCGGTGCCCGGCGCAGTACGAGGACGGGGTTCACGTGCTCCGCTTCCTGGAGGACGGCGGCCTCTTGTACGCTGACCCCTCCGCTGCAGATCTTGCCGACCTATCCAGCTGCTTCCTCGTGGGCGATTCCGCCGGCGGAAACATCGTCCACCACGTAGCCCGGCGCTGGGCAGCGGACGCCGACGGCGGGTGGAAGAGGCTGCGACTGGCGGGAATGGTGCTGATCCAGCACTACTTCGGTGGCGAGGAGCGCACAGAGGCTGAGCTGAGGCTGGTCGGTGCACCGCTGGTGTCGGTGGAGAGGACGGACTGGCTGTGGCGGGCGTTCCTTCCGGAGGGAGCGGACCGGGACCACGAGGCGTCGAACGTGTTCGGGCCGCGGGCGGTGGGGGAGCTGGAGGAGGCTCTGCCGGCGGCGATGGTGGTGGTAGGGGGCTTCGACCCGCTGCAGGACTGGCAGCGGAGGTACTACAAGGGGCTGAGGGCGAGGGGCAAGTCGGCGCGGCTGGTGGAGTACCCGGAGGCCTTCCACTCCTTCTACTCCTTCCCTGATCTGAAGCAATCCACAGTGCTCATGGAGGAGATCAAGAGCTTCGTCGACAGCCACCGACCTCGGAAGGACGAGGACGGAGAACGAAGTGGTGGTGGTGACAAGCACTGTAATATTGAAGAGtggtag